One segment of Streptomyces bathyalis DNA contains the following:
- a CDS encoding polyprenyl synthetase family protein: protein MTTANQHTVVDNTSVSALLERGKRLATPLLRAAVERLAPPMDTVAAYHFGWIDEAGRPAEADGGKAVRPALALLSAEVTGAAPETGLPGAVAVELVHNFSLLHDDLMDGDEQRRHRDTVWKVHGPAQAILVGDALFALANEILLEPGTAEAGRATRRLTRATRKLIDGQAQDISYEHREQVTVEECLEMEGNKTGALLACAVSIGAVLGGADDRTADALESYGYHLGLAFQAVDDLLGIWGDPGATGKQAWSDLRQRKKSLPVVAALAAPDPAATRLAELMRGDAKKSQAEIEAFDEAEFATRAALIEEAGGREWTSGEAQRQHATALAALEPLDLPPHVREQLTALADFVVVRQR, encoded by the coding sequence GTGACAACGGCGAACCAGCACACCGTCGTCGACAACACGAGCGTCAGCGCTCTGCTGGAGCGAGGCAAGAGGCTCGCCACCCCGCTGCTGCGCGCCGCGGTCGAGCGGCTCGCTCCACCGATGGACACCGTCGCCGCCTACCACTTCGGGTGGATCGACGAGGCCGGCCGCCCGGCGGAGGCCGACGGCGGCAAGGCCGTACGCCCCGCGCTCGCCCTGCTCTCGGCCGAGGTCACCGGGGCCGCACCGGAGACCGGCCTTCCCGGCGCCGTCGCCGTCGAGCTGGTGCACAACTTCTCGCTGCTGCACGACGACCTGATGGACGGCGACGAGCAGCGCCGCCACCGGGACACCGTCTGGAAGGTGCACGGCCCGGCGCAGGCGATCCTCGTCGGCGACGCCCTCTTCGCCCTGGCCAACGAAATACTGCTGGAGCCGGGCACCGCCGAGGCGGGCCGCGCGACGCGGCGGCTGACGCGGGCCACGCGCAAGCTCATCGACGGGCAGGCGCAGGACATCTCCTACGAGCACCGCGAGCAGGTCACGGTCGAGGAGTGCCTGGAGATGGAGGGCAACAAGACCGGCGCGCTGCTGGCCTGCGCCGTCTCCATCGGCGCCGTGCTCGGCGGGGCCGACGACCGCACGGCCGACGCGCTGGAGTCCTACGGCTACCACCTCGGTCTCGCCTTCCAGGCCGTCGACGACCTGCTGGGCATCTGGGGCGACCCGGGCGCCACCGGCAAGCAGGCCTGGAGCGACCTGCGGCAGCGCAAGAAGTCCCTCCCCGTGGTTGCCGCGCTCGCCGCACCGGACCCGGCCGCGACCCGGCTGGCCGAGCTGATGAGGGGCGACGCGAAGAAGAGCCAGGCGGAGATCGAGGCGTTCGACGAGGCCGAGTTCGCCACGCGTGCCGCACTGATCGAGGAGGCGGGCGGCCGCGAGTGGACCTCGGGGGAGGCGCAGCGGCAGCACGCCACCGCCCTCGCGGCTCTCGAACCCCTCGACCTGCCCCCGCACGTGCGGGAGCAGCTGACCGCGCTGGCCGATTTCGTCGTCGTACGCCAGCGATGA